From Methanobacterium congolense, one genomic window encodes:
- a CDS encoding tetratricopeptide repeat protein, with amino-acid sequence MVFGDFKKRKLFKKADDCEDQGNYQEALALLNEIIEMDPHYFKALSLKGIVLKKLGKYEESIVCYDKALELDSSLPEVWYNKGNALIDLDRNDQALSCYNKALDLNPSFSRAWYNKGNALRKLGNFNEAIDCFDKAVELDDKFENALYNKAVILKVLKKYEEALGCYNRVLELNPENSSVWNNMGSIYGTLNKNKKALDCFNKVLELDPNETRSWYGKGAVFIQLGEHEKALNCLNKALEVDPDFEPARKLKEKLAQGEFS; translated from the coding sequence ATGGTATTTGGCGATTTTAAGAAGAGAAAGTTATTTAAAAAGGCTGATGATTGTGAAGATCAGGGTAATTATCAAGAAGCTTTAGCACTTCTTAATGAGATTATAGAGATGGATCCTCATTATTTCAAAGCATTAAGTCTTAAAGGGATTGTTCTTAAAAAGCTTGGAAAATATGAAGAGTCTATTGTTTGTTATGATAAAGCTTTGGAGTTAGATTCAAGTTTGCCCGAAGTATGGTACAATAAAGGGAATGCTCTTATTGATCTTGATAGAAATGACCAAGCCCTTTCTTGTTATAATAAGGCTTTAGATTTAAATCCCAGTTTTTCCCGGGCCTGGTATAATAAGGGGAATGCTCTTAGAAAATTGGGTAACTTCAACGAAGCAATTGATTGTTTTGATAAGGCGGTTGAGTTAGATGATAAATTCGAAAATGCTCTTTATAATAAAGCCGTAATTTTAAAGGTTTTGAAAAAGTATGAAGAAGCGTTGGGGTGTTATAATCGCGTTTTAGAGTTGAATCCTGAAAATTCAAGTGTATGGAACAATATGGGATCGATTTATGGGACTCTCAATAAAAATAAAAAAGCGTTAGATTGCTTTAATAAGGTTTTAGAGCTGGATCCTAATGAGACTCGTTCGTGGTATGGTAAAGGGGCTGTTTTTATACAGTTAGGAGAACATGAAAAAGCTTTAAACTGTCTGAATAAAGCCTTAGAAGTGGATCCAGATTTTGAACCTGCAAGAAAACTTAAAGAAAAACTGGCACAAGGCGAATTTAGTTAG
- a CDS encoding TrpB-like pyridoxal phosphate-dependent enzyme yields the protein MYRIMLDEKDVPKKWYNMAADLPVELPAPTQTEEGRQLENLPKIFSKGVLEQEMSTERWIEIPKEVREVYKKVGRPNPLYRAKGLEDYLDTPAKIYYKREDLSPTGSHKLNSAIAQAYYAKKDGIERLTTETGAGQWGTALSLACSLMGLDCTVYMVKVSFQQKPYRKTIMQLYDGEVLASPTDKTSFGRKVLAENPNTPGSLGIAISEAVEDALSDEKTYYSLGSVLNHVLLHQTIIGLETKKQFESIDETPDVLVGCVGGGSNFGGAAFPFMKDKISGDLDCEFLAVEPASCPTLTQGEYRYDYGDTEGLTPLMKMYTLGHDFIPPSVHAGGLRYHGMSPLVALLVHEGLVKGRTVKQTEVFQTGQTFAKCEGVVPAPETCHAIKVGMDEAIKCRKTGEEKNILINFSGHGMLDLQGYGDFLEGKLED from the coding sequence ATGTACAGAATCATGTTAGATGAAAAGGATGTTCCAAAAAAATGGTACAACATGGCCGCAGACCTGCCTGTGGAGCTTCCAGCACCAACACAGACAGAAGAAGGTCGTCAGCTTGAAAACTTACCAAAAATATTCTCTAAGGGCGTTTTAGAACAGGAAATGTCCACAGAAAGATGGATAGAGATTCCAAAAGAGGTTCGTGAAGTTTACAAAAAAGTGGGCAGGCCAAATCCGCTCTACAGGGCAAAGGGCCTTGAAGATTACCTGGACACCCCTGCGAAGATCTACTACAAACGTGAAGATCTTTCCCCAACAGGAAGCCACAAACTCAACAGTGCCATAGCACAGGCATACTACGCTAAAAAAGATGGTATAGAACGGCTAACAACAGAAACTGGTGCAGGACAATGGGGTACAGCTTTATCCCTTGCATGTTCCCTTATGGGACTTGATTGTACAGTTTACATGGTCAAAGTTTCCTTCCAGCAGAAACCTTACAGGAAAACTATAATGCAGCTCTACGATGGAGAAGTTCTGGCTTCCCCAACTGATAAAACATCATTCGGAAGGAAGGTACTTGCAGAAAATCCAAACACCCCAGGTTCACTTGGAATAGCTATATCTGAAGCTGTTGAGGATGCTTTAAGTGATGAAAAAACCTACTACTCCCTTGGAAGCGTTTTGAACCATGTACTGCTTCATCAGACCATCATAGGGCTTGAAACCAAGAAACAGTTTGAATCTATCGATGAAACACCTGACGTACTCGTTGGATGCGTTGGTGGAGGCAGTAACTTCGGTGGTGCAGCCTTCCCATTCATGAAGGACAAAATATCCGGAGACCTGGACTGTGAGTTCCTGGCTGTGGAACCTGCATCATGCCCAACACTCACCCAGGGAGAATACAGATACGACTACGGTGACACAGAAGGTTTAACACCTCTAATGAAGATGTACACACTGGGCCATGACTTCATACCACCATCAGTACACGCCGGAGGATTACGTTACCATGGAATGTCTCCTCTGGTTGCATTACTCGTGCACGAGGGACTCGTGAAGGGACGTACAGTCAAACAGACAGAAGTGTTCCAGACAGGACAGACCTTTGCAAAATGTGAGGGAGTTGTACCTGCACCTGAAACCTGCCACGCCATAAAAGTAGGAATGGACGAAGCAATTAAATGCAGGAAAACCGGAGAAGAGAAGAACATTCTCATCAACTTCTCAGGCCATGGAATGCTTGACCTTCAGGGCTACGGAGACTTCCTTGAAGGTAAATTAGAGGATTAA
- a CDS encoding TOBE domain-containing protein, with translation MTDSIEGQEYLLKIGNKSIALDYKRFMLLKGTQEYGSITKSAKEIGIPYRTALKYIENLEKEVGESVVASKRGGKGGGGSSQLTKVGKMIIREYTKFSIILKKHSDVNEVEGKVAEIDSDNRIMKISLYKKIVILPIIEDLNIGDEVLLLISPEEIFVMLEPHESSVRNIFEGKIIEMGFQNEMVRVKINIDEDISLFADITEYSRDKLGLNLGSNIFIGFKATSVPVIKL, from the coding sequence ATGACTGATTCAATTGAAGGCCAAGAATACCTGTTGAAAATAGGGAATAAATCCATTGCATTGGATTACAAAAGGTTCATGCTTTTAAAAGGTACCCAAGAGTATGGTTCCATAACCAAATCAGCGAAAGAAATAGGCATTCCATACCGTACTGCCCTTAAATATATAGAAAATCTTGAAAAAGAAGTTGGAGAATCGGTTGTTGCAAGTAAACGAGGCGGAAAAGGAGGCGGAGGTAGCAGTCAACTCACAAAGGTGGGTAAAATGATCATAAGAGAGTACACCAAATTCAGCATCATCCTTAAGAAACATTCCGATGTGAACGAGGTTGAGGGGAAGGTTGCAGAGATAGATTCAGATAACAGGATCATGAAGATATCCCTGTACAAAAAAATTGTTATTCTCCCAATAATCGAAGATCTGAATATTGGAGACGAAGTTCTGCTTCTAATAAGCCCCGAAGAAATATTTGTAATGCTTGAACCCCATGAATCCAGTGTTAGAAACATATTTGAAGGTAAGATAATAGAAATGGGATTCCAAAATGAGATGGTGAGGGTTAAAATAAACATAGATGAGGATATAAGTTTATTTGCAGATATCACAGAATATTCTCGTGATAAACTGGGTTTAAATTTAGGTAGCAATATTTTCATAGGATTTAAGGCCACTTCAGTACCTGTGATAAAGCTATGA
- a CDS encoding bifunctional 5,6,7,8-tetrahydromethanopterin hydro-lyase/3-hexulose-6-phosphate synthase, with protein sequence MYQIGEALIGNGNELAHVDLVIGNKNSPVGAAFVNNMADMSLGHTPLLSVIRPNLMTKPATLIVPKVTVRGLGDADKIFGPAQTAVGRAVADSVAEGVIPEEDAEDLVIIANVFIHPEAEDYRKIYQYNYGATKLAIKRAMENYPSIKKVLAEKDRGTHPVMGFKVNRLWNPPYLQVALDLDNMNEMERIINTLPDRERILIEAGTPLVKKFGVGIIGKIRELKRDAFIIADLKTLDVGRIEVKMAADETADAIAISGLGTVESIEKAIHEAQKQGIYSILDMMNVEKFVEKLESLSYKPDIVLLHRNVDLETMKAERGEKLGEVTEWGNINQIKEILGKGKLVAVAGGITPERVDKALENKADIIVVGRYIIGSRDVRRAAQDFLDRMPQDPDTMRLAMDEDESI encoded by the coding sequence ATGTATCAAATAGGGGAAGCCTTAATTGGAAATGGCAATGAATTAGCTCACGTTGATTTAGTAATTGGAAATAAAAACAGCCCTGTTGGCGCTGCATTCGTCAACAACATGGCAGACATGTCCCTGGGACACACACCACTTTTATCTGTTATTAGACCGAACTTAATGACCAAACCAGCAACCTTGATAGTACCAAAGGTAACTGTAAGGGGTCTTGGAGATGCAGACAAAATATTCGGCCCAGCCCAGACTGCTGTAGGTAGGGCTGTTGCTGATTCCGTTGCAGAAGGAGTAATACCAGAAGAAGATGCAGAAGACCTTGTGATAATTGCAAACGTCTTCATACACCCAGAAGCAGAGGACTACCGTAAGATCTACCAGTACAACTACGGAGCAACAAAACTCGCAATAAAAAGGGCAATGGAGAACTATCCATCAATCAAGAAGGTCCTTGCAGAGAAGGACAGAGGAACCCATCCAGTAATGGGATTCAAAGTCAACAGACTCTGGAACCCACCTTACCTGCAGGTTGCACTTGACCTTGACAACATGAACGAGATGGAACGTATAATAAACACCCTCCCTGACAGGGAGAGAATATTAATAGAAGCTGGAACTCCTCTGGTTAAAAAATTCGGCGTTGGAATCATCGGCAAGATCAGAGAACTTAAACGTGACGCATTCATAATAGCAGACCTTAAAACCCTTGATGTCGGTAGGATTGAGGTTAAAATGGCTGCAGATGAAACAGCAGATGCAATTGCAATCTCTGGACTTGGAACAGTTGAATCCATTGAAAAAGCCATCCACGAAGCACAGAAACAGGGAATATACTCCATACTTGACATGATGAACGTTGAAAAGTTCGTTGAAAAGCTTGAATCCCTAAGCTACAAACCTGACATCGTTCTTCTCCACAGGAACGTGGACCTTGAAACCATGAAGGCAGAACGTGGAGAAAAACTGGGTGAAGTAACAGAATGGGGTAACATCAACCAGATCAAGGAAATTCTCGGTAAAGGAAAACTCGTTGCAGTTGCAGGCGGTATAACACCTGAGAGAGTGGATAAAGCCCTTGAAAACAAAGCAGACATCATAGTTGTAGGCCGTTACATCATAGGTTCAAGAGATGTGCGCCGTGCAGCTCAGGACTTCCTTGACCGCATGCCACAGGACCCTGACACCATGAGACTTGCAATGGATGAAGATGAATCCATCTAA
- a CDS encoding YbjQ family protein has protein sequence MTDSKKNHLMEKRWALAAIGLGFLVGFVSAFLCVALHLVIFGFNIMYIVSPLLAGFVETFIARKKYGRSTGAISALLTFLLINIYGWFLPGWYYPKEPVTLSFITLIAIILTIQAAFPILVNYILFVVVMDTFRRVVELPSRLGRKPQDVEGEKIGVPSADEPFLDELDNPLLSVPDLEGRKINRYVGLVGGEAVAPEKESEKLISKISSIVEPVQLEGMELGEAKKLAISRMLDEARSIGANTVTDVLIDYVSMGGLQGSALIVTATGTAVVCE, from the coding sequence TTGACCGATTCTAAGAAAAACCATCTCATGGAAAAACGATGGGCATTGGCAGCCATAGGCCTTGGATTTTTAGTGGGATTCGTGTCTGCCTTCCTCTGTGTGGCATTGCATTTGGTTATCTTTGGATTCAACATCATGTACATAGTGTCCCCACTGCTTGCAGGATTTGTTGAAACCTTCATAGCCCGTAAAAAGTATGGTAGAAGCACAGGTGCTATCAGCGCCCTGTTAACATTCTTACTCATCAACATCTATGGCTGGTTCCTACCAGGTTGGTATTATCCAAAAGAACCTGTTACACTCAGTTTTATTACATTAATTGCTATAATACTGACCATTCAGGCTGCATTCCCCATACTGGTAAATTACATTCTTTTTGTAGTTGTTATGGACACATTCAGAAGGGTTGTGGAACTTCCCTCCAGGTTAGGTAGAAAACCACAGGACGTTGAAGGGGAGAAAATTGGGGTACCATCTGCCGATGAACCCTTCCTCGATGAACTGGACAACCCACTACTATCTGTTCCAGATTTAGAAGGAAGGAAAATAAATAGATATGTGGGTTTGGTGGGTGGGGAAGCCGTAGCCCCTGAAAAAGAATCAGAAAAGTTGATTTCAAAGATTTCAAGTATAGTAGAGCCAGTACAGTTGGAGGGCATGGAGTTAGGAGAGGCTAAAAAATTGGCAATATCCAGGATGCTGGATGAAGCCAGGTCAATTGGAGCAAACACCGTTACGGATGTTTTGATTGACTACGTGTCCATGGGAGGGTTGCAGGGCAGTGCACTCATTGTAACTGCCACAGGAACTGCAGTCGTGTGCGAATAA
- a CDS encoding 4Fe-4S binding protein, which translates to MKVVVDKDKCTGCGKCREMCPKGFKIWNIGPDKKAEASNLRFCHVCTICAGVCPTKAIQVIRDREEDEKEGTNEKNL; encoded by the coding sequence ATGAAGGTAGTTGTGGACAAAGACAAATGTACTGGATGCGGTAAGTGCAGGGAAATGTGTCCTAAAGGATTTAAAATCTGGAACATAGGTCCTGACAAAAAGGCTGAAGCATCGAACTTAAGATTCTGCCACGTCTGCACCATATGCGCAGGTGTGTGCCCAACGAAGGCAATACAAGTAATAAGGGATAGGGAAGAAGATGAGAAAGAAGGAACTAATGAGAAAAACCTCTGA
- a CDS encoding YbjQ family protein: MLIVTTPTIEGKEIEEYYGLVTGDSLLGANLYKDMFSGVRDVVGGRTSKYEEELKNARKLALEVMEKKAAQKGANAIIGTRVAYHNLGGTMGNTIMVTMSGTAVSLKE; the protein is encoded by the coding sequence ATGCTGATAGTAACCACACCAACCATTGAAGGGAAAGAAATAGAAGAATATTATGGTTTAGTAACTGGAGACTCCCTCCTTGGAGCAAATCTCTACAAGGATATGTTTTCAGGGGTGAGGGATGTTGTAGGTGGAAGAACATCCAAATATGAAGAAGAACTTAAAAATGCCAGGAAGTTAGCTCTAGAAGTCATGGAAAAAAAAGCAGCACAAAAGGGTGCCAACGCCATAATAGGAACCCGTGTGGCCTACCACAACCTTGGGGGTACCATGGGGAACACCATAATGGTAACAATGTCTGGAACTGCAGTTTCACTCAAGGAATAG
- a CDS encoding tetratricopeptide repeat protein, which translates to MFFKKEKNKNFLLQKGVNLASKGEDVDAIKFYDKVLDLDSDHFLALYNKGISLGRIGKYDEELNCLQKALNINPEDVDAWNDKAFALGKLGRYEEQLESLNIALKLDSKHFKALFNKGIFFMGFEKYLEALKCFDEALEVNPMYVDAWYNKGLIFQRLGKDKESLKYYDKTLELDPQYFNALVNKGVALGKLKRYSEELECLNRALKLNPKNIQARFNQAITFMELEKYDDALNSFAEILNLDLNNANVWYNKGIIYEKRGDNEKALECFKKALKLESNKNY; encoded by the coding sequence ATGTTCTTTAAAAAAGAGAAGAATAAAAACTTTTTGCTTCAGAAAGGGGTAAATCTGGCTTCTAAAGGTGAAGATGTGGATGCCATTAAATTTTATGATAAAGTTCTAGATTTGGATTCAGATCATTTTTTGGCTTTGTATAATAAGGGTATTTCCTTGGGAAGGATTGGAAAATATGATGAAGAGTTAAATTGTTTACAAAAAGCATTGAATATTAATCCTGAAGATGTGGATGCATGGAATGATAAAGCCTTTGCACTGGGAAAGCTTGGAAGATATGAAGAACAATTAGAATCTTTGAATATTGCTTTGAAGTTGGATTCAAAACATTTTAAAGCATTATTTAATAAGGGTATTTTTTTTATGGGCTTTGAAAAATATTTGGAAGCACTTAAATGTTTTGATGAAGCTTTAGAAGTAAATCCAATGTATGTAGATGCATGGTATAATAAAGGCCTCATATTTCAGAGACTTGGTAAAGATAAAGAATCACTTAAGTATTATGATAAAACTTTAGAATTAGATCCTCAATACTTTAATGCTTTAGTTAATAAAGGTGTTGCACTTGGAAAACTTAAAAGATACTCTGAAGAGCTGGAATGCCTAAATAGGGCATTAAAATTAAATCCTAAAAATATTCAGGCTAGATTTAATCAAGCTATTACTTTTATGGAACTTGAAAAATATGATGATGCGCTGAATTCTTTCGCGGAAATTTTAAATCTGGATCTTAATAATGCAAATGTGTGGTATAACAAAGGCATTATCTATGAAAAACGTGGAGATAATGAAAAAGCGTTAGAATGCTTTAAAAAGGCTTTAAAACTTGAAAGTAATAAAAATTATTAA
- a CDS encoding SAM-dependent methyltransferase — translation MYTFTNKFISSQSTMEFLKAAMMGPNALRVSEELASYLEIHSDMKILDLGCGCGLSTLLLTQKFSAKVFAADLWISPTENYERFKSIGIDDKAVPISVDATKGLPFANGYFDLLFTVDAYHYFGDTAEMLPSLIPFVKKGGYIAVAIPGLKYEFGKNVPDEMQPFWNSEVERTLHSLDWWKDLWSQEKGIEIIDCREMACCKQAWSEWLTGYHPVVANDIKMMEAEGGKYFNLVQLIAKVL, via the coding sequence ATGTATACATTTACAAACAAATTTATTTCCAGTCAGAGTACCATGGAATTTTTGAAGGCTGCCATGATGGGGCCTAATGCCTTGAGAGTATCTGAGGAACTTGCTTCATATTTGGAAATTCACAGCGATATGAAAATACTTGACCTCGGCTGTGGGTGTGGTCTTTCCACGCTCTTGCTGACACAAAAATTCAGCGCAAAAGTTTTCGCCGCTGACCTGTGGATTTCACCGACTGAAAACTATGAGCGTTTCAAATCTATTGGGATTGACGATAAAGCCGTTCCGATTTCAGTGGACGCAACCAAAGGATTGCCTTTCGCAAACGGATATTTTGACCTATTGTTTACCGTGGACGCTTACCATTATTTCGGTGATACGGCGGAAATGCTCCCGTCGCTCATTCCGTTTGTGAAAAAGGGAGGCTATATCGCCGTGGCTATTCCCGGATTGAAATACGAATTTGGGAAAAATGTTCCCGATGAAATGCAACCGTTTTGGAATAGCGAGGTGGAAAGAACCCTGCACTCTCTTGACTGGTGGAAAGATTTATGGAGCCAAGAAAAGGGTATTGAAATCATCGACTGTCGTGAAATGGCTTGCTGCAAGCAGGCGTGGAGCGAATGGCTAACTGGATATCATCCTGTAGTTGCAAATGATATAAAAATGATGGAGGCTGAGGGTGGAAAGTACTTTAATCTTGTTCAGTTGATTGCTAAAGTACTCTGA
- a CDS encoding flavodoxin family protein: MLVLGICGSPRKQSTDYVLREALTMMEEKGFETEFFGVRGKNLSPCRHCDYCIRNKECVVKDDMYEVYPLIKEADGLIMATPIYNGGLSAQLKTVMDRCRALGAEDVDYLRYKVGMGITVGGDRSGGQELAMQQIITYYILSGAIPVGGGSFGANIGANFWSQDSLQGVKDDEEGWRSLRKTVKHFSDFLDVYK; this comes from the coding sequence ATGTTGGTACTGGGAATATGCGGAAGTCCAAGGAAACAGTCAACTGACTATGTTTTAAGGGAAGCCCTGACTATGATGGAAGAAAAGGGGTTTGAAACGGAATTTTTTGGTGTTCGGGGGAAAAACCTGAGTCCATGCAGACACTGCGATTACTGCATCCGGAACAAGGAGTGTGTTGTGAAGGATGACATGTACGAGGTTTACCCCCTAATAAAGGAGGCAGATGGTCTTATAATGGCCACTCCAATTTACAACGGTGGGTTGAGTGCCCAGCTGAAAACTGTTATGGACCGGTGCCGGGCCCTTGGGGCTGAAGATGTTGATTACCTTCGCTACAAGGTTGGTATGGGAATAACAGTGGGTGGAGATAGATCTGGAGGTCAGGAACTTGCAATGCAACAGATAATCACATATTACATTCTGAGTGGTGCCATACCTGTTGGTGGAGGTTCCTTCGGCGCAAACATAGGCGCAAACTTCTGGTCCCAGGACAGTCTCCAGGGAGTTAAGGATGATGAAGAAGGTTGGAGAAGCCTTAGAAAAACTGTGAAACACTTTTCAGACTTTCTTGATGTCTACAAATAG
- a CDS encoding PHP domain-containing protein, with translation MILDPHIHSTYSKDSTAKPRDIIKRAITIGLDAIAVADHDTTKGGLAALEESKDFKDILVIPAAEVTSSKGHIVALGIREDVERGMSPEKTVEAIRDLGGIAVAAHPFVKYRDGLCDHVKKLDIDAIETMNSRYVFGYSNWRAKNLAAKRELPQIGSSDAHFLGAIGSCITDVDSDPSESEVLKAIKAGKTNVFGDRTPLPLIVKEVINKKIKKL, from the coding sequence ATGATACTGGACCCCCACATACACAGCACATATTCAAAGGATTCCACAGCAAAGCCCAGGGACATAATCAAGAGGGCAATCACCATAGGGCTGGATGCAATTGCAGTGGCAGACCACGACACAACCAAAGGTGGGCTTGCTGCCCTAGAAGAGTCGAAGGATTTCAAAGACATCCTTGTGATACCTGCAGCAGAGGTAACCTCCAGCAAGGGGCACATTGTTGCACTGGGCATAAGGGAAGATGTTGAAAGGGGAATGTCCCCCGAAAAAACAGTTGAAGCCATTCGCGACCTTGGGGGTATTGCAGTTGCTGCACACCCATTCGTCAAGTACAGGGACGGGCTATGTGATCATGTGAAGAAGCTTGACATAGATGCTATAGAGACCATGAACTCCCGTTACGTTTTTGGATACTCAAACTGGCGTGCTAAAAACCTTGCAGCCAAAAGGGAACTTCCCCAGATAGGTTCAAGCGATGCACATTTCCTGGGGGCAATAGGAAGCTGCATAACCGATGTTGATTCTGATCCATCTGAAAGTGAAGTACTAAAAGCCATAAAAGCTGGAAAAACCAATGTATTCGGTGATAGGACTCCTCTTCCACTCATAGTCAAGGAAGTTATAAACAAGAAGATCAAGAAGCTTTAA
- a CDS encoding DUF1786 domain-containing protein codes for MKILTIDVGAGTQDIMLYDTSEPIENSVKLVMPSPTRIFAERIRKHRNDLFIKGETMGGGPINTAIKNHLDKGYRVIMTENAARTVRDDLNRVKAMGIEVVPEGEKHPEIAKMEFKDIDLEAIGSALSNFDVELEFDYIGVAVQDHGYMEGVGDRNFRFMKIREKLDVPRGPEEFAYFNEAPEYFTRMNAVFRTLKGYKTTVMDSKFASICGATCDEQVESMEKFIVMDVGNGHTLAAAFDGEKMFGVFEHHTSALTPEKLDYLLKKLADGTLTHEEVHADGGHGALINDAIGDFECVVATGPRRKILQNADFKVHYAAPAGDVMMTGPAGLIKTILSKQV; via the coding sequence ATGAAGATCTTAACCATCGATGTGGGTGCAGGAACCCAGGACATAATGCTTTACGACACCTCCGAACCCATTGAAAACTCTGTTAAACTGGTTATGCCGTCACCGACGCGGATATTTGCAGAAAGGATAAGAAAACACAGGAACGATCTCTTCATAAAGGGTGAAACAATGGGAGGCGGCCCAATAAACACCGCAATAAAGAACCACCTTGATAAGGGTTACAGGGTGATCATGACCGAGAACGCAGCAAGAACAGTCAGGGACGACCTGAACCGCGTGAAGGCCATGGGCATTGAAGTGGTCCCGGAGGGGGAGAAACACCCTGAAATAGCTAAAATGGAATTTAAGGATATAGATCTTGAGGCAATAGGTTCAGCACTATCCAACTTCGATGTTGAACTGGAATTCGATTACATTGGAGTTGCAGTTCAGGATCATGGATACATGGAGGGTGTTGGGGATAGAAACTTCAGATTCATGAAGATAAGGGAAAAACTGGATGTTCCACGTGGCCCTGAAGAATTCGCCTACTTCAATGAGGCACCTGAATACTTCACAAGGATGAATGCTGTTTTCAGGACACTTAAAGGCTACAAAACAACCGTGATGGACTCCAAATTTGCATCCATCTGCGGTGCAACCTGCGACGAACAGGTTGAATCTATGGAGAAGTTCATAGTAATGGACGTTGGAAATGGCCACACACTTGCAGCTGCATTCGATGGAGAAAAGATGTTCGGAGTGTTTGAACATCACACCAGTGCACTGACACCTGAAAAACTGGATTACCTCCTTAAGAAACTTGCAGATGGAACCCTGACCCATGAGGAGGTTCATGCAGATGGAGGCCATGGAGCACTCATCAACGATGCAATTGGAGACTTTGAATGTGTGGTTGCAACCGGACCGAGGAGGAAGATCCTTCAGAACGCTGATTTCAAGGTTCACTACGCAGCCCCAGCAGGGGACGTTATGATGACTGGACCTGCAGGCCTCATAAAAACCATACTCTCAAAGCAGGTCTAA
- a CDS encoding nucleotidyltransferase domain-containing protein — MKPKEQRMDFNINTWMKGYLDGLKALFASRLQFVGLQGSYCRGEATVNSDIDAVVILDQVTPGDLKAYGAMLDTLPNREKVCGFISGRQELLNWERSDLFQFYHDTTPVLGSIDFLLPQIDHEDIHRAIRIGACNIYHLCGHNMVHEKDVDILKNLYKSAAFTVQAVYYDQTRAYLKQKEELIPLLQPPEREILQTVINLKQQPNMAQTEFEQFSALLFNWAAGLIIEYKTE, encoded by the coding sequence ATGAAGCCAAAGGAGCAAAGAATGGATTTTAATATAAACACTTGGATGAAAGGATATTTGGACGGGTTAAAAGCTCTGTTCGCCTCTCGCCTACAGTTTGTCGGGCTTCAGGGAAGTTATTGTCGGGGCGAGGCAACAGTCAACAGCGACATTGACGCGGTTGTCATACTGGATCAGGTAACTCCAGGCGATCTGAAAGCCTACGGCGCTATGCTGGACACGCTTCCGAACCGGGAAAAGGTGTGTGGATTTATCTCCGGCCGACAGGAGCTGCTGAATTGGGAACGCTCCGATCTGTTCCAGTTTTATCATGATACTACTCCAGTTTTAGGAAGCATTGATTTTCTGCTGCCGCAAATCGATCATGAGGATATTCACCGCGCCATACGCATCGGGGCCTGCAACATCTACCATCTGTGTGGACATAACATGGTGCATGAGAAAGACGTGGATATATTGAAAAACCTTTATAAATCAGCTGCTTTTACCGTACAGGCGGTCTATTATGACCAAACCCGCGCATACCTAAAGCAAAAGGAGGAGCTGATCCCCTTGCTGCAACCCCCGGAACGGGAGATTTTGCAGACCGTCATCAACCTTAAGCAGCAGCCGAATATGGCGCAGACTGAGTTTGAGCAATTTTCTGCGCTCCTGTTTAATTGGGCGGCGGGATTGATCATTGAGTACAAGACTGAGTGA